In Luteolibacter sp. Y139, the following proteins share a genomic window:
- a CDS encoding dicarboxylate/amino acid:cation symporter, with product MHWIMSFAPIGVYALILPVVYSTGFGLFANLGKYVVTVVLALGLHLGVTMPIVLLLVARVSPKRHFAAVKSALVMAFSTASSSATLPLTMECVRDKCGVSPRVTSFTLPIGTSINTDGTALYECVAVMFVAQVMGAHMGFGEMFFVVVAALLTSVGIAGVPHASLVAILLILKNSHIENAELAVGVLLAVDRFLDMSRTAVNVFGDTCVAVLVARSEGEATLVR from the coding sequence GTGCATTGGATCATGTCCTTCGCTCCGATCGGGGTGTATGCGCTGATCCTTCCAGTGGTCTATTCCACCGGCTTCGGCTTGTTTGCGAATCTCGGGAAATACGTCGTAACCGTGGTGCTCGCGCTGGGCCTGCACCTTGGCGTGACCATGCCGATCGTGCTGCTGCTGGTGGCTCGCGTGAGTCCGAAGCGTCACTTCGCGGCGGTGAAGAGCGCGCTGGTGATGGCGTTTTCCACCGCTTCCTCATCGGCCACGCTGCCGCTGACGATGGAATGTGTGCGCGACAAGTGTGGGGTGTCGCCGCGGGTGACATCGTTCACACTGCCAATCGGGACCTCGATCAATACCGACGGGACGGCGCTCTATGAGTGCGTGGCGGTGATGTTCGTGGCGCAGGTGATGGGGGCTCACATGGGATTTGGGGAGATGTTCTTCGTGGTGGTTGCTGCGTTGCTTACCAGCGTCGGCATTGCCGGGGTGCCGCATGCGAGTCTGGTGGCGATCCTGCTGATTCTGAAAAACTCGCACATTGAGAATGCCGAGTTGGCGGTCGGCGTACTGCTGGCGGTGGACCGCTTCCTCGATATGAGCCGGACGGCGGTGAATGTCTTCGGCGATACCTGCGTGGCCGTGCTGGTGGCCCGGAGTGAGGGCGAGGCGACCCTGGTGAGGTGA
- a CDS encoding alpha-2-macroglobulin family protein — MKSIRTLIRALGACCLTLTLAMAGPRDGEWKKVAEAREKQQPKTAIELLAGIEKAAFADGSWAEGTRALASRIAQEAAIERQAPPIKKLEAAIDTAPEQARPVLRALVARWMAGYYRANQWRFMRRSSTGAPVGDDLETWDLARILTEIDVRLQRSLADGEALKKIPVADFAELLEAGSLGDGLRPTLYDFVAHSALDFYSAEEVAVSRPQDSFEIAADSAVLGTADEFIAWKPEIADAASPKARALKIFQELLAFHKGDADRGAFLLADLERIRWGGIATTIEGREARFEAALRRFITDNAASPVSAWARVSLAEILEQKKATKEAYEILKAGVAAFPEHAFGKLCGNGVRELEQREISLQTETHWTPAGEEIRVTHKNLKHVWYRLHAVTFTPGKSTLEEDPLPQLGKTAPVRAWDSDLPDDGDFRQRETRVKTPADLPPGYYVLTASAREDFSKDDNTVAAVGVHVTSLAMTVRGNRAGGIEGMVVDAVTGTPQAGVEVGVWVERESVPLTRKLSATTNAEGRFEFKDELNSRYLAVAQREKDRAVVRGWGGGVLPPPPEERRQAVFFTDRAIYRPGQTIHFKGIWCEADVNGGKYRTLTKKGGSVILRDPNGKEAGKLPVTTNEQGSFSGTFTAPEGSVLGMCTIQLEGVPGVARVRVEEYKRPKFFAEVDAPKEPATLGKKVSVKVRGESYTGAPVDGAKVSWRVTRMTRLPVWLRWCWWCPPISGDSEEIGHGTVETAADGSVMIEFTAKPDTSVREDVEPVFDFQVTADVTDANGETRSATRMVSVAYTALKADLEADEWLEAGKELELRVKTTSHDGEGRAAKGVIKIHRLKEPATCPRPEEEDESGQDPENKQDPARPSIDPDKWEPGEVVAELPVETNGEGKGSVKRALEAGAYRLIYETKDANGRAVKAILGIQVVAPDAADFPTMMPFYTRLSEESVEPGKEAVLLWGSGHDKARAFIEWRMGGKVLKREWSAEGRTQQVFRFPIEEKYRGGISVAITQVTMNRLNQIDHSVEVPWTNKELKLRWEHLVSKLEPGAKETWTAVIEGPGGEAVAAEMVATLYDASLDAFAPHSFQNLANLLRRESSDPPYWQFSSEQRGFEERWGFPGWNRFDPGEPFRRFRDELEIYGGGVSFGRGAGIGHGVRFAMGGAVAKSRFRSNADFFAESAGAPATLSALPMPAAMDASDITTAGNRSGLGAINRNSIDAILNNSGREQQAPAVDVGQITARANLQETAFFFPDLTSGDDGKVRMTFTMPEALTKWRFLGLAHDKDLRSGLLDGETVTAKDLMVQPNPPRFLREGDELWFTVKITNTSDKEQAGTARLTLADAATDADKTAALGVAAPDQPFTVPAKGSRSVKWKLVVPDGAGFLRYKAVASSGALSDGEEGWLPVIPRRILVTESLSLPIRNAGTKAFEFEKLVKSGGSPTLENRFFHVQVASQPAWYAVMALPYLMEFPHECSEQTFNRYYANALARHIAGSDPKIHKVFDRWKAGGTALDSPLEKNADLKGILLDETPWLREAKDESAARRRVGLLFDDNHMDRELEKAMAKLSAMQLGNGLWPWFPGGRGDKYITRYVVTGFARLRSLGVATDITAAMKALGALDADLTERYEYLREHRLLDHENLDAEVAFHLYMRTFFLKDKALNADDKVAFDYFAGQARKHWTKLGSRMSRAHVALALNRIGDKEVPGLITRSLKEHATVEEEQGMYWKDSEGDGWWWWQAPVETQAMMIEAFRDIDADTKAVEDCQVWLIKQKQVSNWKTTKATSDAVYSILRSGKNWLASDALLKISLGGTEVKPESVEAGTGFYESRFVGEAVKPELGKIELKKEDEGVSWASVHWQYLEDMAKVTSHGQSAMTLEKSLFLRKNTDKGPVLEPLNGAVKVGDELVTRVVLKNDRAMEYVHLKDLRGSGTEPLNVLSGYRWQDGFGYYEVTRDTASHFFIDRLPPGTHVFETSVRVQHAGKYQTGIAEIGCMYAPEFNAHSGSLEVTVE; from the coding sequence ATGAAATCCATCCGAACGCTGATCCGGGCTTTGGGAGCCTGCTGCCTCACCCTGACCCTGGCGATGGCCGGCCCCCGCGACGGGGAGTGGAAAAAGGTCGCCGAGGCGCGGGAGAAACAGCAGCCGAAGACGGCGATCGAGCTACTCGCCGGTATCGAAAAGGCGGCCTTTGCCGACGGCTCTTGGGCAGAGGGCACCCGCGCGCTGGCCTCGCGGATTGCACAGGAAGCTGCGATCGAGCGCCAGGCGCCGCCGATCAAGAAGCTCGAGGCCGCCATCGATACGGCACCCGAACAGGCCCGGCCGGTATTGCGGGCGCTGGTGGCGCGCTGGATGGCCGGCTACTATCGCGCGAATCAATGGCGCTTCATGCGGCGCAGTTCGACCGGTGCGCCGGTGGGGGACGATCTTGAGACCTGGGATCTCGCGCGGATTCTCACGGAGATCGATGTGCGGCTGCAGCGGTCGCTGGCGGATGGTGAGGCTTTGAAGAAAATCCCGGTGGCGGATTTCGCGGAGTTGTTAGAGGCCGGTTCGCTGGGTGATGGCTTGCGGCCGACGCTGTATGACTTTGTCGCCCACTCGGCGCTCGATTTTTACTCGGCGGAGGAGGTGGCAGTGTCGCGGCCGCAGGATAGCTTCGAGATTGCGGCGGATTCGGCGGTGCTTGGCACGGCGGATGAGTTTATCGCGTGGAAGCCGGAGATCGCGGACGCGGCTTCTCCGAAGGCGCGGGCGCTGAAGATTTTCCAGGAGCTGCTGGCTTTCCATAAGGGCGACGCGGATCGCGGAGCCTTCCTGCTGGCAGATCTGGAGCGGATCCGCTGGGGTGGAATCGCGACGACCATCGAAGGCCGGGAGGCGCGGTTCGAGGCAGCGTTGCGGCGCTTCATCACGGACAATGCGGCGAGTCCGGTGAGTGCGTGGGCGCGGGTATCGCTGGCGGAGATTCTGGAGCAGAAGAAGGCGACGAAGGAGGCGTATGAAATCCTGAAAGCGGGCGTGGCTGCTTTCCCCGAGCATGCCTTCGGCAAGCTGTGCGGGAACGGGGTGCGGGAATTGGAACAGCGCGAGATTTCCCTTCAGACAGAGACGCATTGGACCCCGGCTGGCGAGGAGATCCGGGTGACGCACAAGAACCTCAAGCACGTCTGGTACCGCCTGCATGCGGTGACCTTCACGCCGGGAAAATCCACGCTGGAGGAAGACCCGCTGCCACAGCTGGGCAAGACGGCGCCAGTTCGCGCGTGGGACAGCGATCTGCCGGATGACGGCGATTTCCGCCAGCGGGAGACGCGGGTGAAGACTCCTGCCGATCTGCCGCCGGGCTACTACGTGCTCACGGCGAGTGCGCGGGAGGACTTTTCGAAAGACGACAATACCGTGGCGGCGGTCGGAGTTCATGTGACCTCGCTGGCGATGACCGTGAGGGGCAACCGAGCGGGCGGCATCGAAGGGATGGTGGTCGATGCGGTCACCGGTACGCCGCAGGCTGGTGTGGAGGTGGGTGTGTGGGTGGAACGTGAATCGGTGCCTCTCACCCGCAAGCTATCGGCGACGACCAATGCGGAAGGTCGCTTCGAGTTTAAGGACGAACTCAACAGCCGCTACCTGGCGGTCGCCCAGCGAGAAAAGGATCGGGCGGTGGTGCGAGGTTGGGGCGGCGGTGTCCTGCCCCCGCCTCCAGAAGAGCGGCGGCAAGCAGTCTTCTTCACGGACCGGGCGATCTATCGGCCGGGACAGACGATTCACTTCAAGGGCATCTGGTGCGAGGCGGACGTGAATGGCGGAAAATACCGCACGCTCACGAAGAAAGGCGGCTCGGTGATCTTGCGCGATCCGAATGGCAAGGAGGCCGGCAAGCTGCCAGTGACGACCAACGAGCAGGGATCATTCAGCGGCACGTTTACCGCGCCGGAGGGCAGTGTGCTGGGAATGTGCACGATCCAGTTGGAAGGCGTGCCGGGTGTGGCTCGGGTGCGCGTGGAGGAATACAAGCGGCCGAAGTTTTTCGCGGAGGTGGATGCGCCCAAGGAGCCGGCGACGCTTGGGAAGAAGGTGAGCGTGAAAGTACGAGGAGAATCGTACACCGGTGCGCCGGTCGATGGGGCGAAGGTTTCGTGGAGGGTCACTCGAATGACGCGACTTCCCGTTTGGCTGCGCTGGTGCTGGTGGTGTCCGCCGATTTCAGGAGATTCGGAAGAGATCGGCCATGGAACTGTTGAGACCGCTGCGGATGGCTCGGTCATGATCGAGTTCACTGCCAAGCCCGATACTTCGGTGCGGGAGGACGTGGAGCCGGTCTTCGATTTTCAGGTCACCGCCGATGTGACTGATGCCAATGGCGAGACGCGTTCGGCGACGCGCATGGTATCGGTGGCCTATACTGCGCTGAAGGCGGATCTCGAGGCGGATGAATGGCTCGAAGCTGGCAAGGAGCTGGAGTTGCGGGTAAAGACGACTTCACACGATGGCGAAGGCCGCGCGGCGAAGGGGGTGATCAAGATTCACCGGCTGAAGGAACCCGCCACTTGTCCGCGGCCGGAGGAGGAAGACGAGTCGGGGCAAGATCCTGAGAACAAGCAGGACCCCGCGCGTCCATCGATCGATCCGGACAAGTGGGAACCTGGTGAGGTCGTGGCCGAGCTGCCGGTGGAAACGAATGGCGAGGGCAAGGGGTCCGTGAAGCGCGCGCTCGAGGCGGGAGCCTATCGCCTGATCTATGAGACGAAGGATGCGAACGGGCGTGCGGTGAAAGCGATCCTCGGCATCCAGGTCGTCGCGCCGGACGCGGCGGATTTTCCGACGATGATGCCGTTTTACACCCGCTTGTCCGAGGAGTCGGTCGAGCCGGGCAAGGAGGCGGTGCTCTTGTGGGGTAGCGGTCACGACAAGGCGCGGGCCTTCATCGAATGGCGGATGGGGGGCAAGGTTTTGAAACGCGAGTGGTCGGCCGAAGGGCGGACCCAGCAGGTATTCCGTTTTCCCATCGAGGAGAAGTATCGCGGCGGAATCTCGGTCGCGATCACGCAGGTGACGATGAACCGCCTGAACCAAATCGATCACTCCGTGGAGGTCCCGTGGACGAACAAGGAGCTGAAGCTGCGCTGGGAGCATCTCGTTTCGAAGCTTGAGCCTGGTGCGAAGGAAACGTGGACCGCGGTGATCGAGGGGCCGGGTGGTGAAGCCGTCGCAGCGGAAATGGTGGCGACACTCTATGACGCTTCGCTCGATGCCTTCGCGCCGCACTCTTTCCAGAACCTAGCGAACCTGTTGCGCCGGGAGTCGAGCGATCCGCCCTATTGGCAATTCAGCAGCGAGCAACGGGGCTTCGAAGAACGATGGGGCTTTCCGGGGTGGAATCGTTTCGATCCCGGCGAACCGTTCCGGCGTTTTCGCGATGAGCTTGAAATTTACGGGGGCGGCGTCTCCTTCGGAAGAGGTGCTGGTATTGGGCATGGCGTCCGCTTTGCGATGGGCGGGGCTGTCGCCAAGTCACGGTTCCGCTCCAATGCCGACTTCTTCGCCGAGAGTGCCGGGGCGCCCGCGACTCTTTCCGCCCTCCCCATGCCGGCGGCGATGGATGCCAGCGACATCACGACCGCCGGCAATCGTTCCGGGCTGGGTGCGATCAACCGCAACAGCATCGATGCCATCCTTAATAACAGCGGTCGCGAGCAGCAGGCGCCAGCGGTGGACGTGGGGCAGATCACTGCGCGCGCGAACTTGCAGGAGACCGCATTCTTCTTTCCCGATCTCACCAGTGGTGACGATGGCAAGGTGCGGATGACTTTCACGATGCCGGAGGCTCTGACGAAGTGGCGCTTCCTCGGCCTCGCCCATGACAAGGATCTGCGCAGTGGTTTGTTAGATGGTGAAACGGTGACGGCGAAGGACCTGATGGTGCAGCCGAATCCGCCGCGATTCCTGCGCGAGGGCGATGAGCTGTGGTTCACGGTGAAGATCACCAATACCAGCGATAAGGAGCAGGCGGGAACCGCGCGGCTCACGCTGGCGGATGCGGCGACGGATGCGGACAAGACGGCTGCGCTCGGTGTCGCCGCGCCGGATCAGCCCTTCACCGTGCCGGCGAAGGGAAGCCGCAGTGTGAAGTGGAAGCTGGTGGTGCCGGATGGTGCGGGCTTCCTGCGCTACAAGGCGGTCGCGAGCAGTGGTGCGCTGAGCGATGGTGAGGAGGGTTGGCTGCCGGTGATTCCGCGACGGATCCTCGTCACGGAATCGCTTTCGCTGCCGATCCGCAATGCGGGGACGAAGGCTTTCGAATTCGAGAAGCTGGTGAAGAGCGGAGGCTCGCCGACGCTAGAAAATCGCTTCTTTCACGTGCAGGTCGCTTCTCAGCCGGCGTGGTATGCGGTGATGGCGCTGCCTTACCTGATGGAGTTCCCGCACGAGTGCTCGGAGCAGACCTTCAATCGTTACTATGCGAATGCGCTGGCCCGGCATATCGCAGGGTCTGATCCGAAGATCCACAAGGTCTTCGATCGTTGGAAGGCTGGTGGTACGGCGCTGGATAGTCCGCTGGAAAAGAATGCGGATCTGAAGGGCATCCTGCTGGACGAGACGCCATGGTTGCGCGAGGCGAAGGATGAATCGGCGGCTCGCCGACGGGTGGGACTCTTGTTCGATGACAACCACATGGATCGCGAGCTGGAGAAGGCGATGGCGAAGCTTTCGGCGATGCAGCTTGGCAATGGTTTGTGGCCGTGGTTCCCGGGCGGTCGTGGCGACAAGTACATCACGCGCTACGTCGTTACCGGTTTCGCACGTTTGCGTTCGCTGGGCGTGGCGACGGACATCACGGCGGCCATGAAGGCGCTGGGCGCCTTGGATGCCGATCTTACGGAGCGCTACGAGTATCTTCGCGAGCACAGGCTGCTGGACCACGAGAATCTCGATGCCGAGGTGGCCTTCCACCTCTACATGCGGACCTTTTTCCTGAAGGACAAGGCGCTGAATGCGGACGACAAGGTGGCGTTCGATTACTTCGCCGGCCAAGCGCGCAAGCATTGGACCAAGCTGGGCAGCCGGATGTCGCGCGCGCATGTCGCGCTGGCTCTGAATCGCATCGGCGACAAGGAAGTGCCGGGCTTGATCACCCGCTCGCTGAAGGAGCATGCGACGGTGGAGGAAGAACAGGGGATGTATTGGAAGGACAGCGAGGGCGATGGCTGGTGGTGGTGGCAGGCGCCGGTGGAAACGCAGGCGATGATGATCGAGGCTTTCCGCGACATCGACGCTGACACCAAGGCGGTCGAGGATTGCCAGGTTTGGTTGATCAAGCAGAAGCAGGTTTCCAACTGGAAGACCACCAAGGCGACTTCCGATGCGGTTTACTCGATCCTGCGGAGCGGGAAGAACTGGTTGGCCTCGGATGCCCTGCTGAAGATTTCACTGGGCGGCACGGAGGTGAAGCCGGAGAGCGTGGAGGCTGGCACGGGCTTCTATGAAAGCCGCTTCGTGGGTGAAGCGGTGAAGCCGGAACTCGGGAAGATCGAGCTGAAGAAGGAAGACGAGGGCGTGAGCTGGGCCAGCGTGCATTGGCAGTATCTGGAGGACATGGCGAAGGTGACCTCGCATGGCCAGAGCGCAATGACGCTGGAGAAGTCACTCTTCCTGCGGAAGAACACCGACAAGGGGCCGGTGCTGGAACCGCTGAACGGCGCGGTGAAGGTGGGCGATGAGCTGGTGACCCGCGTGGTGCTGAAGAACGATCGCGCGATGGAGTATGTCCATCTGAAGGATCTTCGCGGCAGCGGCACGGAGCCGCTGAATGTCCTCAGTGGCTACCGTTGGCAGGATGGTTTCGGCTACTATGAGGTGACCCGTGATACCGCGAGCCACTTCTTCATCGATCGCTTGCCACCCGGGACGCACGTCTTCGAGACGAGCGTGCGGGTTCAGCATGCGGGGAAATATCAGACGGGTATTGCGGAAATCGGGTGCATGTATGCGCCGGAGTTCAATGCGCACAGCGGCAGCCTGGAGGTGACGGTGGAGTGA
- a CDS encoding type II secretion system protein GspG, which translates to MRLPSPVIALITLGWLVSRATATNVGVNTVEQPVNLGALADPASIPLGPVPVECNYNYGLHAVISQPRPCQFGAMEWKAGTELDQNLAHVFGIIVDPKDSTQVPALPVTLRVKAWPAPAYSPYTREQVMAATLQCLLRGTYARPKLPLRIEVVCDAPEDKSWADKFAGNYITEPEPDGPPVEPTPVPGCHVETNRFGIARVVFPGVTKTAAAPARPPVLIPFSPPSEYDPERPTWLLLPVWAGDTFENPLEVLGRPYTLYYDLFNPSDSESPQINALFDRSTALHWSIGESPEGTSASLMFGAIDPGNLAAFLQAVVFTVQPTASKPLTITLIALAQPPDFFQECLDAGGWILGKQGGEPSITGSFVLDPDTTRLVKGTIPGIKIVSDGKKLLRMTAPTVEEEKATGSLEAKREQVKDDAEALGAALETYRVTSGNYPTEQQGLAALVEKPRLAPPPRRWLKLMEKVPTDPWGGAYRLVIREKNGKPLAIIVSQGPDATTTNDDIQVEVPAGQE; encoded by the coding sequence ATGCGTCTCCCCTCCCCAGTGATCGCCCTGATCACCCTCGGCTGGCTCGTTTCCCGCGCCACCGCCACCAACGTCGGCGTCAACACCGTCGAGCAGCCGGTCAACCTCGGTGCACTCGCCGATCCCGCCTCCATTCCGCTCGGCCCGGTTCCAGTCGAGTGCAACTACAACTACGGCCTCCACGCCGTGATCAGCCAACCCCGGCCCTGCCAGTTCGGAGCCATGGAGTGGAAGGCAGGCACGGAACTCGATCAGAACCTCGCCCACGTCTTCGGCATCATCGTCGATCCGAAGGATTCCACCCAAGTCCCCGCACTGCCCGTGACCCTGCGGGTGAAGGCATGGCCTGCACCGGCCTACAGTCCCTACACCCGCGAGCAAGTGATGGCGGCCACCTTGCAATGCCTGCTGCGGGGAACCTACGCGCGCCCGAAGCTTCCCCTGCGGATCGAAGTCGTCTGCGACGCACCCGAGGACAAGTCATGGGCGGACAAATTCGCCGGCAATTACATCACGGAGCCTGAGCCCGATGGCCCGCCCGTCGAGCCAACACCCGTCCCCGGTTGCCACGTCGAAACCAACCGGTTCGGCATCGCCCGCGTCGTCTTCCCCGGCGTCACCAAAACCGCCGCCGCTCCTGCTCGCCCGCCAGTGCTGATCCCCTTCAGCCCGCCCAGCGAGTATGACCCCGAGCGACCAACATGGCTTCTCCTGCCAGTCTGGGCGGGAGACACCTTTGAAAATCCCCTCGAAGTTCTCGGCCGCCCCTACACGCTTTACTACGACCTCTTCAATCCTTCCGACTCCGAGAGCCCCCAGATCAACGCCCTGTTCGATCGAAGCACGGCGCTGCATTGGTCGATCGGAGAATCGCCGGAAGGAACCTCGGCGAGTCTCATGTTCGGAGCCATTGATCCGGGAAATCTGGCCGCATTCCTCCAAGCGGTCGTCTTCACCGTGCAGCCCACCGCTTCCAAGCCGCTGACCATCACGCTGATCGCACTCGCTCAACCACCGGACTTTTTCCAAGAGTGCCTTGACGCAGGCGGCTGGATCCTCGGCAAACAAGGCGGCGAACCCTCGATCACCGGCAGCTTCGTCCTCGACCCTGACACCACTCGCCTCGTCAAAGGCACCATCCCCGGCATCAAGATCGTGAGCGATGGAAAGAAGCTCCTGCGAATGACGGCCCCGACCGTCGAGGAAGAAAAAGCCACCGGCTCCCTGGAAGCAAAGCGCGAGCAAGTTAAGGACGACGCCGAAGCCCTCGGCGCCGCCTTGGAAACCTATCGCGTCACCAGCGGCAACTATCCCACCGAGCAACAAGGCCTCGCCGCCCTCGTGGAAAAGCCACGCCTCGCACCGCCTCCGAGACGATGGCTGAAGCTCATGGAAAAAGTCCCCACCGACCCATGGGGCGGAGCCTATCGCCTCGTCATCCGGGAAAAGAATGGAAAGCCCCTGGCCATCATCGTCAGCCAAGGGCCTGACGCCACGACCACCAACGACGACATCCAGGTCGAGGTCCCGGCCGGGCAGGAGTAG
- a CDS encoding peptidase U32 family protein, with amino-acid sequence MHADLTPELLSPAGNWDCARAAVAAGADAIYFGLPKFNARLRADNFTEEDLPELMAFLHKHGVKGFIAMNTLIFTGELEAAERQLRLIADAGVDALIIQDLGLAKMAREIAPKVELHASTQMTITSPEGLRFIESLFPLERAVLARELSVKEIERFGGSPSTPLEVFVHGALCVAYSGQCLTSESLGQRSANRGECAQACRMPYEIEVDGERRELGEVRYLLSPQDLAAVDLIPDLVKAGVKSFKIEGRLKTPEYVAAVTRVYRKALDACLSSTISDLPSPISSDDRYELEMTFSRGLTTGWLGGTNHPLLTHGRFGKKRGPLLGTISACGGTWIELTDRTAIPLKPGDGVVFDAGENRDLEQGAKIWKIEGPRIVFHRTFSGINFTRLRPGQTLYKTSDEKLESDIRRFWQNAKLSEKKTPLHLTITGKPGEPLKVTSGDCEAISEMPLEPASKRPLSQETLIAQFGRLGDTPYELASLDCQLEGNCHLALSELNRLRRELVDALDARETGTQPEAPRSTITVRDLLPASNPRSDASNPQLSVLCRSLPQVEAALDSGIATIYCDFEDPRRYKEAVALKSSATSSISLATPRILKPGENGYLKLIERAEPDGVLLRNLAALDYYKDRSDLQKIGDFSLNVANPITAKLLKHAANLDTLTISYDLNIGQVMDLLHGAPPEWFELTLHQHMPMFHMEHCVFCTFLSKGTTYKDCGRPCESHVVHLRDRVGQKHRLMADVGCRNTLFNGRAQTGARFYDDLRTTGLAKFRIELLDEDDLGALRTISAYQDLLSGRTDAATLLDNVKAFEKLGVTEGTLV; translated from the coding sequence ATGCACGCCGATTTGACGCCCGAACTCCTCAGCCCCGCCGGCAATTGGGACTGCGCCCGCGCCGCCGTGGCCGCCGGGGCGGATGCGATCTACTTCGGCCTGCCCAAGTTCAACGCACGCCTCCGCGCCGACAATTTCACCGAGGAAGACCTCCCCGAGCTGATGGCCTTCCTCCACAAGCACGGCGTGAAGGGTTTCATCGCGATGAACACCCTCATCTTCACCGGCGAGCTCGAAGCCGCGGAACGCCAGCTCCGCCTCATCGCCGATGCCGGTGTAGATGCCCTCATCATCCAGGACCTCGGCCTCGCCAAGATGGCCCGCGAGATCGCGCCAAAGGTCGAGCTCCACGCCTCGACCCAGATGACCATCACCTCGCCCGAGGGACTGCGCTTCATCGAATCCCTCTTCCCCCTCGAACGCGCCGTTCTCGCCCGCGAACTCTCCGTAAAGGAAATCGAGCGCTTCGGCGGCTCACCCTCCACTCCTCTCGAGGTCTTCGTCCACGGCGCCCTCTGCGTCGCCTACTCCGGCCAATGCCTCACCAGCGAGTCACTCGGCCAACGCTCCGCCAACCGCGGCGAATGCGCCCAAGCCTGCCGCATGCCCTACGAGATCGAAGTCGATGGCGAACGGCGCGAACTCGGCGAAGTCCGCTACCTGCTCAGCCCGCAGGACCTCGCCGCCGTCGATCTCATCCCCGATCTCGTCAAAGCCGGCGTGAAGTCCTTCAAGATCGAAGGCCGACTCAAGACACCCGAGTACGTCGCCGCCGTCACCCGCGTCTATCGCAAGGCCCTCGATGCCTGCCTTTCATCTACCATCTCCGATCTGCCATCTCCCATCTCCAGCGACGACCGCTACGAGTTGGAAATGACCTTCTCCCGCGGCCTAACAACCGGCTGGCTCGGCGGCACCAATCATCCCCTGCTCACCCACGGCCGTTTCGGCAAAAAGCGCGGCCCACTCCTCGGCACCATCTCAGCCTGCGGCGGCACCTGGATCGAACTCACCGACCGCACCGCCATCCCCCTCAAGCCCGGCGACGGCGTCGTCTTCGATGCCGGTGAAAACCGCGACCTCGAACAAGGCGCCAAGATCTGGAAAATCGAAGGCCCGCGCATCGTCTTCCACCGCACCTTCAGCGGCATCAATTTCACCCGCCTCCGGCCGGGCCAAACGCTCTACAAGACCTCCGACGAAAAGCTCGAGTCCGACATCCGCCGCTTCTGGCAAAACGCCAAGCTCAGCGAAAAAAAGACGCCTCTCCATCTCACCATCACCGGCAAACCCGGCGAGCCGCTCAAGGTGACGAGCGGCGACTGTGAAGCGATCAGCGAAATGCCGCTCGAACCCGCATCCAAGCGCCCGCTCTCCCAGGAAACCCTCATCGCCCAATTCGGCCGTCTCGGCGACACCCCCTACGAACTCGCCTCCCTCGATTGCCAGCTCGAAGGCAACTGCCACCTCGCCCTCTCCGAACTCAATCGACTCCGCCGCGAACTCGTCGATGCCTTGGATGCCCGGGAAACCGGCACCCAACCCGAAGCCCCACGCTCCACCATCACGGTCCGCGATTTGTTGCCGGCTTCGAACCCACGATCCGACGCCAGCAACCCGCAACTCTCCGTCCTTTGCCGCAGCCTCCCCCAAGTCGAGGCTGCCCTCGATTCCGGCATCGCCACCATCTACTGCGACTTCGAGGACCCGCGCCGCTACAAGGAAGCCGTCGCTCTCAAGTCATCTGCGACTTCCTCGATCTCCCTCGCCACCCCGCGCATCCTCAAGCCGGGAGAAAATGGCTACCTCAAACTCATCGAGCGCGCCGAACCCGACGGCGTCCTCCTCCGCAACCTCGCCGCGCTCGACTACTACAAGGATCGTAGCGACCTCCAGAAAATCGGCGACTTCTCGCTCAATGTCGCCAACCCCATCACCGCGAAGCTGCTCAAGCACGCCGCGAACCTCGACACGCTGACGATCTCCTACGACCTCAATATCGGCCAGGTGATGGACCTCCTCCACGGCGCACCGCCCGAGTGGTTCGAGCTCACGCTCCACCAGCACATGCCGATGTTCCATATGGAGCACTGCGTCTTCTGCACCTTCCTCAGCAAGGGCACCACCTACAAGGACTGCGGCCGCCCCTGCGAAAGCCACGTCGTCCACCTCCGCGACCGCGTCGGCCAGAAGCACCGCCTCATGGCAGACGTCGGCTGCCGCAATACCCTCTTCAATGGCCGCGCCCAGACCGGCGCCCGCTTCTACGATGACCTTCGTACCACGGGCCTCGCGAAGTTCCGCATCGAACTCCTCGACGAAGACGACCTCGGTGCCCTCCGCACCATCTCCGCCTACCAGGACCTCCTCTCCGGCCGCACCGATGCCGCCACGCTGCTCGATAACGTGAAGGCCTTCGAAAAACTCGGCGTCACCGAAGGCACACTCGTCTGA
- a CDS encoding type II secretion system protein GspG yields MRIVGAFVLMGALALVWFMTLGRPEGAKLAYAPPDSAVISNTLKAYVINAGRLPSTEQGLMALVEEPKTGPKPRRWTQLMKRLPTDPWGNPYRYRLLSEERGKRSFELSSAGKDGILQTEDDWAKEIDW; encoded by the coding sequence ATGAGAATCGTCGGCGCATTTGTCCTCATGGGTGCCTTGGCACTGGTATGGTTCATGACTTTGGGTCGACCTGAGGGAGCGAAGCTCGCATACGCGCCTCCTGATAGCGCGGTAATTTCAAACACTCTCAAGGCCTACGTCATCAACGCGGGGCGGCTTCCCTCGACGGAGCAAGGGCTGATGGCGTTGGTGGAAGAGCCGAAGACCGGCCCCAAGCCCAGACGTTGGACTCAACTCATGAAGAGGCTTCCCACGGACCCATGGGGAAATCCCTATCGCTACCGCCTTCTTTCGGAGGAAAGGGGAAAGCGGAGCTTTGAGCTTAGCAGTGCCGGCAAGGATGGAATCCTCCAGACCGAAGACGATTGGGCGAAGGAGATTGATTGGTAG